One genomic segment of Virgibacillus doumboii includes these proteins:
- a CDS encoding class I SAM-dependent methyltransferase — translation MDNNVFEQIAKRYDTEDRIELANVIVEEVRPKLQHSKSKSLIDYGSGTGLVSLELTDLVDSVLLVDSSQQMLDVAKAKISRKEITSANILNSDFTQETPERKADIILMSLVLLHIPDTEKILQALFNVLNNGGKLIIVDFDKNDKINHPKVHNGFSHEELKKDLTEVGFKSNEVKTFHHGHRIFMNQDASMFICSSIK, via the coding sequence ATGGACAATAACGTTTTTGAACAGATTGCAAAAAGATATGATACAGAAGACAGAATTGAATTGGCTAACGTTATCGTTGAGGAAGTAAGACCAAAATTACAACATAGTAAATCAAAATCTTTAATCGACTATGGTAGTGGTACTGGTCTAGTTAGTTTGGAATTAACAGATTTAGTCGATTCTGTTTTGCTGGTTGATTCATCACAGCAAATGCTGGATGTTGCAAAAGCTAAGATTTCCCGCAAAGAAATTACCAGCGCAAACATACTTAATTCAGATTTCACCCAAGAAACACCTGAACGGAAGGCAGACATCATTTTAATGTCACTGGTCCTTCTTCATATTCCGGATACCGAAAAAATTTTACAAGCATTGTTTAACGTTTTAAATAATGGCGGCAAGCTGATTATTGTTGATTTTGACAAAAACGATAAAATAAATCACCCAAAGGTTCATAACGGTTTTTCGCATGAAGAATTGAAAAAGGATTTGACTGAAGTTGGGTTTAAATCAAATGAAGTGAAAACATTCCATCATGGTCATCGGATTTTTATGAATCAGGACGCCTCTATGTTTATATGCAGCAGTATTAAGTGA
- a CDS encoding SDR family NAD(P)-dependent oxidoreductase, whose product MARLDGKVAVVTGVGSGMGRATAKLYAKEGAKVVLAEFNEKTMNETLEDIKSAGGEAVEIRTDVSKEEDVNAMIQKALDDYGKLDVVANIAGIFDGMASVENTSNELFERVMGVNLAGQFYASRKAVEVFNKQETGGTLVNVASVAGWLGSRGGAAYTMSKHASIGLVRNIAAFYGSHGEGKIRANIIAPGSISTGMTPDDPSSLDKLGMETYAQLGEYQTGVPEDIANAALFLASDESNFINGDVITVDAGWTVR is encoded by the coding sequence ATGGCTAGATTAGATGGTAAGGTAGCAGTAGTTACAGGAGTAGGTTCCGGTATGGGACGAGCTACTGCAAAGTTATATGCAAAAGAAGGCGCAAAGGTTGTTTTGGCGGAATTCAATGAAAAAACAATGAATGAAACCCTGGAAGATATTAAATCAGCGGGTGGAGAAGCAGTAGAAATCCGCACTGATGTTTCCAAAGAAGAAGATGTCAACGCAATGATTCAAAAAGCATTGGATGACTACGGAAAACTGGATGTTGTGGCTAACATTGCCGGTATTTTTGATGGCATGGCGTCTGTCGAAAATACATCTAATGAATTGTTTGAACGTGTGATGGGTGTAAACTTAGCTGGTCAATTCTATGCTTCCCGTAAAGCGGTTGAGGTATTTAATAAGCAAGAAACTGGGGGAACACTTGTTAATGTTGCATCTGTAGCCGGCTGGTTAGGTTCACGGGGCGGTGCTGCATATACGATGTCTAAACACGCATCAATCGGTCTGGTAAGAAACATTGCTGCGTTCTATGGTTCACATGGTGAAGGAAAAATCCGTGCCAACATTATCGCACCAGGTTCTATTTCAACCGGCATGACACCTGATGACCCTTCTTCCTTGGATAAACTCGGAATGGAAACTTATGCACAACTTGGTGAATATCAAACTGGAGTTCCTGAAGATATTGCAAATGCTGCTTTATTTTTAGCATCTGATGAATCTAATTTTATTAATGGTGACGTAATAACAGTTGATGCTGGTTGGACTGTCCGATAA